In one Inquilinus sp. Marseille-Q2685 genomic region, the following are encoded:
- a CDS encoding BMP family protein — translation MLGRWSRRALLGAAAAMLGAAALPQAQAAEKLAVAAVYTVPVEQQWVSRIHKALKAAQERGEIDYVYSENTSNTDYERVMREYAEAGKKLIIGEAFGVERGARAVAKDYPDTAFLMGSSLPPAEPNFSVFDNYIQDASYLTGMVAGLKTKSNRIGMVGGYPIPEVNRLMHAFMAGALEVNPQVKFSITFIGSWYDPPKAKEAAFAMVDAGADVLYAERYGVSDAAKERKVLAIGNVIDTQSEYPGTVVASALWHMEPTIDRALKAVADGSFKAEDYGPYSAMKAGGATLAPLDPKLVDQAIIDKVAARQKEIESGAFTVKVDDSEPKPTL, via the coding sequence ATGCTGGGACGTTGGAGTCGCCGGGCGCTGCTCGGCGCGGCGGCGGCGATGCTGGGCGCGGCGGCGCTGCCGCAGGCCCAGGCGGCGGAGAAGCTGGCGGTGGCGGCGGTCTACACCGTGCCGGTCGAGCAGCAATGGGTCAGCCGCATCCACAAGGCGCTGAAGGCCGCGCAGGAGCGCGGCGAGATCGACTACGTCTATTCCGAGAACACGTCGAACACCGACTATGAGCGCGTCATGCGCGAATACGCCGAGGCCGGCAAGAAGCTGATCATCGGCGAGGCCTTCGGGGTCGAGCGCGGCGCCCGGGCGGTGGCCAAGGACTATCCAGACACGGCCTTCCTGATGGGCTCCAGCCTGCCGCCGGCGGAGCCGAACTTCTCGGTCTTCGACAACTACATCCAGGACGCCTCCTACCTCACCGGCATGGTCGCCGGGCTGAAGACGAAGTCGAACAGGATCGGCATGGTCGGCGGCTACCCGATCCCGGAGGTCAACCGGCTGATGCACGCCTTCATGGCCGGGGCGCTGGAGGTCAACCCGCAGGTCAAGTTCTCGATCACCTTCATCGGCTCCTGGTACGACCCGCCCAAGGCCAAGGAGGCGGCCTTCGCCATGGTCGATGCCGGCGCCGACGTGCTGTATGCCGAGCGCTACGGCGTCTCCGATGCGGCCAAGGAGCGCAAGGTGCTGGCCATCGGTAACGTCATCGACACCCAGTCGGAATATCCCGGCACGGTGGTGGCCAGCGCCCTGTGGCATATGGAGCCGACCATCGACCGGGCGCTCAAGGCGGTGGCCGACGGAAGCTTCAAGGCCGAGGATTACGGCCCCTACAGCGCCATGAAGGCGGGCGGCGCCACGCTGGCCCCGCTCGACCCGAAGCTGGTCGACCAGGCGATCATCGACAAGGTGGCCGCCCGGCAGAAGGAGATCGAGAGCGGCG
- a CDS encoding cupin domain-containing protein produces the protein MTYVSRKIAAVAVLAGTLAFGFAGGQAWTADRAAGQGDSVTPLMVQALANIPGKSLTALTVDYAPGGTSPAHRHHASATLFAYVVSGAIRSQVNGGPTEVFKAGQFWVEPPGSTHGVSGNASATEPAKLVVVAVGDTGATLTTYDK, from the coding sequence ATGACCTACGTTTCCAGGAAGATCGCCGCGGTTGCGGTCCTGGCCGGAACGCTGGCCTTCGGCTTCGCCGGCGGCCAAGCCTGGACGGCCGACCGGGCGGCGGGACAGGGCGACAGCGTCACGCCGCTGATGGTGCAGGCGCTGGCCAACATCCCCGGCAAGTCGCTGACCGCGCTGACCGTCGACTACGCGCCCGGCGGCACCTCGCCGGCGCATCGCCACCACGCCTCGGCAACGCTGTTCGCCTATGTCGTCTCGGGCGCCATCCGGTCGCAGGTCAATGGCGGCCCGACCGAGGTGTTCAAGGCCGGCCAGTTCTGGGTCGAACCGCCGGGCTCCACCCATGGTGTGAGCGGGAACGCCAGCGCGACCGAGCCGGCGAAGCTGGTGGTGGTCGCGGTCGGCGATACGGGCGCCACGCTGACGACCTACGACAAATAG
- a CDS encoding isovaleryl-CoA dehydrogenase: MIPNEPQGLDFMLGDTADMLRDSVRGFAEAEIAPRAATIDRDNQFPMDLWRKMGDLGVLGVTVEEEYGGAGMGYLEHMVAMEEISRASASVGLSYGAHSNLCVNQIRLNGTEGQKRRYLPKLVAGEHVGALAMSEPGAGSDVVGMKLRAEKKGDRWVLNGNKMWITNGPDADTLVVYAKTDPAAGPRGITAFLVEKGFKGFSTAQKLDKLGMRGSNTCELVFQDCEVPEENVLGRVGEGVRVLMSGLDYERAVLAGGPLGIMQACLDIVLPYVRDRQQFGRPIGEFQLMQGKVADMYVALNASRAYVYAVGRACDRGRVTRQDAAGAILYAAEKATWMALQAIQALGGNGYINEFATGRLLRDAKLYEIGAGTSEIRRMLIGREVIGLKS, encoded by the coding sequence ATGATCCCCAATGAGCCGCAGGGCCTCGATTTCATGCTCGGCGACACCGCCGACATGCTGCGCGATTCGGTGCGCGGCTTCGCCGAGGCCGAGATCGCGCCGCGCGCCGCCACGATCGACCGCGACAACCAGTTCCCGATGGATCTCTGGCGCAAGATGGGCGATCTCGGCGTCCTCGGCGTGACGGTCGAGGAGGAGTACGGCGGCGCCGGGATGGGCTATCTCGAGCATATGGTGGCGATGGAGGAGATCTCCCGCGCCTCGGCCTCGGTCGGCCTGTCCTACGGCGCCCATTCCAACCTCTGCGTCAACCAGATCCGGCTGAACGGCACCGAGGGCCAGAAGCGCCGCTACCTGCCGAAGCTGGTGGCGGGCGAGCATGTCGGCGCCCTGGCGATGTCCGAGCCGGGGGCCGGCTCCGACGTCGTCGGCATGAAGCTCAGGGCCGAGAAGAAGGGCGACCGCTGGGTCCTCAACGGCAACAAGATGTGGATCACCAACGGGCCGGACGCCGACACGCTGGTGGTCTACGCCAAGACCGACCCCGCGGCCGGCCCGCGCGGCATCACCGCCTTCCTGGTGGAGAAGGGGTTCAAGGGCTTCTCCACCGCGCAGAAGCTCGACAAACTCGGCATGCGCGGCTCCAACACCTGCGAGCTGGTGTTCCAGGACTGCGAGGTGCCGGAGGAGAACGTGCTCGGCCGGGTCGGCGAAGGCGTGCGCGTGCTGATGAGCGGCCTCGACTACGAACGCGCGGTGCTGGCCGGCGGCCCGCTCGGCATCATGCAGGCCTGCCTCGACATCGTCCTGCCCTATGTCCGCGACCGGCAGCAGTTCGGCCGGCCGATCGGCGAGTTCCAGCTGATGCAGGGCAAGGTCGCCGACATGTATGTCGCGCTGAACGCCAGCCGTGCCTATGTCTACGCCGTCGGCCGGGCCTGCGACCGGGGGCGGGTGACGCGGCAGGACGCGGCCGGTGCCATCCTCTACGCCGCCGAGAAGGCGACCTGGATGGCGCTGCAGGCGATCCAGGCGCTCGGCGGCAACGGCTACATCAACGAGTTCGCGACCGGCCGCCTGCTGCGCGACGCCAAGCTCTACGAGATCGGCGCCGGCACCTCCGAGATCCGGCGCATGCTGATCGGCCGCGAGGTGATCGGGCTGAAGAGCTAG
- a CDS encoding calcium-binding protein → MGLLDGLLGDDGLLGGLLGNDGLLGGLLGSDGLLGGLLGDDGLLGNLLSEDLLSGVIGTVKSVLGSLDGLVFGGGEGEGLLGGVFGLVDGLLNGLLGGALGGDLTGGLLGSVEDLLGNLLHGDLLGGVLGGVLETVSGLLGGILDGDLLGGVLGGNAGGILGGLLETVDGLLGGILGGSDLLGGLLDGGLLGGVLGTVGSLLEGVLGGDLLGGDLLGGLLGGDLLDGLLVSVNGLLGGILGGDLLGGDLLGGVLDLVQGLLGGVLGGDDLLGGLLGGILGGDDLLGGLIGAVEGIVGGLLGGDLLGGDLLGGLLGSVGDLLNGLLGGDLLGGIGGGILDGDLLGGLLGTVTGLLDNILSGDLLGGDLLGSITDTLGDLLGGLPIGGDLLGGILTPVEGLLGGLLGGDLLGGDLVGGLLGTVTGLLDGLLGGDVLGGGLGGIDLGSVGGVVEGILGGVLATVEGVLGGLLGGDGLGGIIDLDGVLGSLLGGGVSLEAALDTILSSLGDAVFSIDVSGLTNVGPLSVVGGLLGSVLNVVGLGANSLANIVGDVAGSADNVNGTANADILNGYLGNDRIHGNAGDDRIDGGTGNDTVYGDAGNDIVTGGIGNDVIVGGTGADIMIGGVGNDTYYVDNFGDRTQEQANGGTDWVVATKSWTLADNVENLMLAQGAGSLGTGNAANNRIQGNELANGLLGMAGNDVLDGKAGNDTLDGGWGTDALTGGAGADTFRFMAIGQSTVGSGRDVIADFSHAQGDKIDLHYIDASTKVAGDQAFTFIGSANFTGVAGQLHFQGGILSGDVNGDGRADFEIQVKGAAQLLVNDFVL, encoded by the coding sequence ATGGGTCTTCTTGACGGCCTGCTCGGGGATGACGGATTGCTCGGCGGTCTGCTGGGCAATGACGGTCTCCTTGGCGGCCTGCTTGGCAGCGACGGCCTTCTCGGCGGGCTGCTCGGCGATGACGGTCTGCTCGGGAACCTGCTCAGCGAGGATCTCCTCAGCGGCGTGATCGGCACGGTGAAGAGCGTCCTGGGCTCGCTGGACGGCCTGGTCTTCGGCGGCGGCGAGGGCGAAGGGCTCCTCGGCGGCGTCTTCGGCCTGGTCGACGGTCTGCTCAACGGCCTGCTCGGCGGCGCGCTCGGCGGCGATCTCACCGGCGGCCTGCTCGGCTCGGTCGAGGATCTGCTCGGCAACCTGCTGCATGGCGACCTGCTGGGCGGCGTCCTCGGCGGCGTGCTCGAGACGGTCAGCGGCCTGCTCGGCGGCATCCTCGATGGCGATCTGCTCGGCGGGGTGCTGGGCGGCAACGCCGGCGGCATTCTCGGCGGCCTGCTGGAGACCGTCGACGGCCTGCTTGGCGGCATCCTGGGCGGCAGCGACCTGCTCGGCGGCCTGCTGGACGGCGGCCTGCTCGGCGGCGTGCTCGGCACGGTCGGCAGCCTGCTGGAGGGCGTGCTCGGCGGCGACCTGCTGGGTGGCGACCTGCTTGGCGGCCTGCTGGGCGGCGACCTGCTCGACGGTCTGCTCGTCTCGGTGAACGGCCTGCTGGGCGGCATCCTCGGCGGCGACCTGCTGGGTGGCGACCTGCTCGGCGGCGTGCTCGACCTGGTCCAGGGCCTGCTCGGCGGTGTTCTGGGTGGCGACGACCTGCTCGGCGGCCTGCTGGGCGGCATCCTCGGCGGCGACGACCTGCTCGGCGGCCTGATCGGCGCGGTCGAAGGCATCGTCGGCGGCCTGCTCGGCGGCGACCTGCTGGGCGGCGACCTGCTGGGCGGCCTGCTCGGCTCGGTCGGCGACCTGCTGAACGGCCTGCTGGGCGGCGACCTGCTCGGTGGCATCGGCGGCGGCATCCTCGACGGCGATCTGCTGGGCGGTCTGCTCGGCACCGTCACCGGTCTGCTGGACAACATCCTCAGCGGCGACCTGCTGGGCGGCGACCTGCTGGGCTCCATCACCGACACGCTGGGCGACCTGCTGGGCGGCCTGCCGATCGGCGGCGACCTGCTGGGCGGCATCCTGACCCCGGTGGAAGGCCTGCTGGGCGGCCTGCTCGGCGGCGATCTGCTGGGCGGCGACCTGGTCGGCGGCCTGCTCGGCACCGTCACCGGCCTGCTGGACGGCCTGCTCGGCGGCGACGTGCTGGGCGGCGGCCTCGGCGGCATCGACCTCGGCAGCGTCGGCGGCGTGGTCGAGGGCATCCTCGGCGGCGTCCTGGCGACGGTCGAGGGCGTGCTCGGCGGCCTGCTGGGCGGCGACGGTCTGGGCGGCATCATCGACCTCGATGGCGTGCTGGGCAGCCTGCTCGGCGGCGGCGTCAGCCTCGAGGCTGCGCTCGACACCATCCTGTCCTCGCTCGGCGACGCGGTGTTCAGCATCGATGTCAGCGGCCTGACCAATGTCGGTCCGCTCAGCGTCGTCGGCGGCCTGCTCGGCTCGGTCCTGAACGTCGTCGGCCTGGGGGCGAATTCCCTGGCCAACATCGTGGGCGACGTGGCCGGCTCGGCCGACAACGTCAACGGCACCGCCAATGCCGACATCCTGAACGGCTATCTCGGCAACGACCGGATCCACGGCAATGCCGGGGACGACCGCATCGACGGCGGCACGGGCAACGACACCGTCTACGGCGATGCCGGCAATGACATCGTCACCGGTGGCATCGGCAACGACGTGATCGTCGGTGGCACCGGCGCCGACATCATGATCGGCGGCGTCGGCAACGACACCTACTACGTCGACAACTTCGGCGACCGGACCCAGGAACAGGCCAATGGCGGGACCGATTGGGTGGTCGCGACCAAGAGCTGGACCCTGGCCGACAACGTCGAGAACCTGATGCTGGCGCAGGGCGCGGGCTCGCTCGGCACCGGCAATGCCGCGAACAACAGGATCCAGGGCAACGAGCTCGCCAACGGCCTGCTCGGCATGGCCGGGAACGACGTGCTCGACGGCAAGGCCGGGAACGACACCCTCGACGGCGGCTGGGGCACCGACGCCCTGACCGGCGGCGCGGGCGCCGACACCTTCCGGTTCATGGCGATCGGGCAGTCGACGGTCGGCTCGGGCCGGGACGTGATCGCCGATTTCAGCCATGCCCAGGGCGACAAGATCGACCTGCACTACATCGACGCCAGCACCAAGGTGGCCGGTGACCAGGCCTTCACCTTCATCGGGTCGGCCAACTTCACCGGCGTGGCCGGGCAGCTGCACTTCCAGGGCGGGATCCTGAGCGGCGACGTCAATGGCGACGGCCGTGCCGACTTCGAGATCCAGGTCAAGGGCGCAGCGCAGCTGCTGGTGAACGACTTCGTGCTCTGA
- the mgtE gene encoding magnesium transporter, which translates to MTAAPEGDKAPAEAQEYGLPPGFVQEIEEALDDHRLAEVEERLAPLHSADLAALLEALHPDDRRVVVGLIRVQLTTDAEALAWLNEDVRQEVLDLLGPQDVAAALQELDSDDALALIETLDEGGRDAVLANIPAEERRLLLEGLDFPEYSAGRLMQRELVAVPDYWTVGKTIDWLRTAEDLPDEFYSLFLVDAHGLPTGQLPLSRFLRGRRPAKLAELGLEDIHPIPAEMDQEEVALLFRRYGMVSAPVVDRNGKLLGVITLDDVVDVIDEEAEEDIFRLGGIGEQSDLYRDVAATTRSRFSWLFVNLLTAVLASSVIGLFEDTISKVVALAVLMPIVASMGGNAGTQTLTVAVRALAMRELTDSNAVRILWKEVLVGTINGLLFAAIAGGVVWLWFADPRLAVVIGAAMIINLLAAAFSGTVIPLALQRFGVDPAVSSGVFLTTVTDVVGFFAFLGLAALILL; encoded by the coding sequence GTGACGGCGGCGCCCGAAGGCGACAAGGCGCCGGCCGAGGCCCAGGAATACGGCCTGCCGCCCGGCTTCGTGCAGGAGATCGAGGAGGCGCTGGACGACCATCGTCTGGCCGAGGTGGAGGAGCGGCTGGCGCCGCTCCACTCCGCCGACCTGGCGGCGCTGCTCGAGGCGCTGCACCCGGACGACCGCCGCGTCGTCGTCGGGCTGATCCGGGTGCAGCTGACCACCGACGCCGAGGCGCTGGCCTGGCTGAACGAGGACGTCCGGCAGGAGGTGCTCGACCTGCTCGGGCCGCAGGATGTCGCGGCGGCGCTGCAGGAGCTCGATTCCGACGACGCCCTGGCCCTGATCGAGACCCTCGACGAGGGCGGGCGCGACGCGGTCCTGGCCAACATCCCGGCCGAGGAGCGGCGGCTCCTGCTCGAAGGGCTCGACTTCCCGGAATACTCCGCCGGCCGGCTGATGCAGCGCGAGCTGGTGGCGGTGCCGGACTACTGGACCGTCGGCAAGACCATCGACTGGCTGCGCACCGCCGAGGACCTGCCGGACGAGTTCTACAGCCTGTTCCTGGTCGACGCGCACGGCCTGCCGACCGGCCAGCTGCCGCTGTCGCGCTTCCTGCGCGGCCGCCGTCCGGCCAAGCTGGCGGAGCTGGGGCTGGAGGACATCCATCCGATCCCGGCGGAGATGGACCAGGAGGAGGTGGCCCTCCTGTTCCGGCGCTACGGCATGGTCTCGGCGCCGGTGGTCGACCGCAACGGCAAGCTGCTCGGCGTCATCACCCTCGACGACGTGGTCGACGTCATCGACGAGGAGGCGGAGGAGGACATCTTCCGCCTCGGCGGCATCGGCGAGCAGAGCGATCTCTACCGCGACGTCGCCGCCACCACCCGCTCGCGCTTCTCCTGGCTGTTCGTCAACCTGCTGACTGCGGTCCTGGCCTCGTCGGTGATCGGCCTGTTTGAGGACACGATCAGCAAGGTGGTGGCGCTGGCCGTGCTGATGCCGATCGTCGCCTCGATGGGCGGCAATGCCGGCACCCAGACCCTGACCGTCGCGGTGCGCGCCCTGGCGATGCGCGAGCTGACCGACAGCAACGCCGTCCGCATCCTGTGGAAGGAGGTGCTGGTCGGCACCATCAACGGCCTGCTGTTCGCGGCCATCGCCGGCGGGGTGGTGTGGCTGTGGTTCGCGGACCCGCGGCTGGCGGTGGTGATCGGCGCGGCCATGATCATCAACCTGCTGGCCGCCGCCTTCTCGGGCACGGTGATCCCCTTGGCGCTGCAGCGCTTCGGGGTCGACCCGGCAGTGTCCAGCGGCGTGTTCCTGACCACCGTCACCGACGTGGTCGGATTCTTCGCCTTCCTCGGCCTGGCCGCCCTGATCCTGCTCTGA
- a CDS encoding NADP-dependent malic enzyme translates to MSSDLREAALDYHRLPTPGKIAVAPTKPLATQRDLALAYSPGVAAACEAIVADPQEASRVTSRANLVAVISNGTAVLGLGNIGPLASKPVMEGKGVLFKKFAGIDVFDIEVNETDPDKLVDIIVALEPTFGGVNLEDIKAPECFEVESKARARMKIPVFHDDQHGTAIIVAAAITNGLRVVGKDLKSVKLVTSGAGAAALACLDLLVDMGLPIENIWVTDIAGVVWDGRNELMDPRKQRYARKTEARTLAEVIGGADIFLGLSAPRVLTGEMVQRMADRPIIMALANPTPEIMPEEVKAIRPDAVMATGRSDYPNQVNNVLCFPFIFRGALDVGATAINEAMKIAAVQAIADLAMQEGSDIVATAYGDQQLSFGPDYLIPKPFDPRLIIKIAPAVAKAAMESGVATRPIEDFDAYVGKLEEFVFRSGLVMRPVFNLAKAEPKRVVYAEGEDERVLRAVQVVLDDQLARPILIGRRGVVERRIEKLGLRLKLDRDVELVDPEDDPRYTEYWRLYHQLLARRGVSPDVARTVVRTNSTVIAALMVQKQEADAMVCGSYGPYRPHLRDVLSVIGLAPGVTTPAALSALVLPRGTFFLADTYITPDPTPEQIAETTLLAAEEIKRLGIVPKVALLSHSNFGTMDGPSPVKMRHALSLIREQAPDLEVEGEMHADAALSEEIRQRIFPDSKLTGSANLLVLPSLDAANIAFNMLKVLGEAISIGPMLLGVARPAHIVTPSVTVRGLVNVTAIATVDAQLAGAVCPIDAHARQASHLALEALSV, encoded by the coding sequence ATGTCCAGCGATCTGCGCGAAGCTGCCCTCGACTACCACCGCCTGCCGACCCCCGGAAAGATCGCGGTGGCCCCGACCAAGCCGCTGGCCACGCAGCGCGACCTGGCCCTGGCCTATTCCCCCGGCGTCGCCGCGGCCTGCGAGGCGATCGTCGCCGACCCGCAGGAAGCCTCCCGCGTCACCAGCCGGGCCAACCTCGTCGCCGTGATCTCGAACGGCACCGCCGTGCTCGGCCTCGGCAACATCGGCCCGCTGGCGTCCAAGCCGGTGATGGAAGGCAAGGGCGTCCTGTTCAAGAAGTTTGCCGGCATCGACGTCTTCGACATCGAGGTCAACGAGACCGACCCGGACAAGCTGGTCGACATCATCGTGGCGCTGGAGCCGACCTTCGGCGGCGTCAACCTCGAGGACATCAAGGCGCCGGAGTGCTTCGAGGTCGAATCCAAGGCCCGGGCGCGGATGAAGATCCCGGTCTTCCATGACGACCAGCACGGCACGGCCATCATCGTCGCCGCCGCCATCACCAACGGACTGCGCGTCGTCGGCAAGGACCTGAAATCGGTCAAGCTGGTCACCTCCGGCGCCGGCGCCGCGGCGCTGGCCTGCCTCGACCTGCTGGTCGATATGGGCCTGCCGATCGAGAACATCTGGGTCACCGACATCGCCGGCGTGGTCTGGGACGGCCGCAACGAGCTGATGGACCCGCGCAAGCAGCGCTACGCCCGGAAGACCGAGGCGCGGACCCTGGCCGAGGTGATCGGCGGCGCCGACATCTTCCTCGGCCTCTCCGCGCCGCGGGTGCTGACCGGCGAGATGGTGCAGCGCATGGCCGACCGGCCGATCATCATGGCGCTGGCCAACCCGACGCCGGAGATCATGCCGGAGGAGGTCAAGGCCATCCGCCCCGACGCGGTGATGGCGACCGGCCGGTCGGACTATCCGAACCAGGTCAACAACGTCCTCTGCTTCCCCTTCATCTTCCGCGGCGCGCTCGACGTCGGCGCCACCGCGATCAACGAGGCGATGAAGATCGCCGCGGTGCAGGCCATCGCCGACCTGGCGATGCAGGAGGGGTCGGACATCGTCGCCACCGCCTATGGCGACCAGCAGCTCAGCTTCGGCCCGGACTACCTGATCCCGAAGCCCTTCGACCCGCGGCTGATCATCAAGATCGCGCCGGCGGTGGCGAAGGCGGCGATGGAGTCCGGCGTCGCCACCCGGCCGATCGAGGATTTCGACGCCTATGTCGGCAAGCTGGAGGAGTTCGTCTTCCGCTCCGGCCTGGTGATGCGGCCGGTGTTCAACCTGGCGAAGGCGGAGCCGAAGCGCGTCGTCTACGCCGAGGGCGAGGACGAGCGGGTGCTGCGCGCGGTCCAGGTCGTGCTCGACGACCAGCTGGCCAGGCCGATCCTGATCGGCCGCCGCGGCGTGGTCGAGCGCCGGATCGAGAAGCTGGGCCTGCGCCTCAAGCTCGACCGCGACGTCGAACTGGTCGATCCCGAGGACGATCCCCGCTACACAGAATACTGGCGCCTGTACCACCAGCTGCTGGCCCGGCGCGGCGTCTCGCCCGACGTCGCCCGCACGGTGGTGCGCACCAACTCGACCGTGATCGCGGCGCTGATGGTGCAGAAGCAGGAGGCCGACGCCATGGTCTGCGGCAGCTACGGCCCGTACCGGCCGCATCTGCGCGACGTGCTCAGCGTCATCGGCCTGGCGCCGGGGGTCACCACCCCGGCGGCGCTCAGCGCGCTGGTGCTGCCGCGCGGCACCTTCTTCCTGGCCGACACCTACATCACCCCGGACCCGACGCCGGAGCAGATCGCCGAGACCACGCTGCTGGCGGCGGAGGAGATCAAGCGCCTCGGCATCGTGCCGAAGGTGGCGCTGCTGTCGCATTCCAACTTCGGCACCATGGACGGGCCGTCGCCGGTGAAGATGCGGCACGCCCTGTCACTGATCCGCGAGCAGGCGCCGGACCTCGAGGTCGAGGGCGAGATGCATGCCGATGCCGCGCTGTCGGAGGAGATCCGCCAGCGGATCTTCCCGGACAGCAAGCTGACCGGCAGCGCCAACCTCCTGGTGCTGCCCTCGCTCGACGCCGCCAACATCGCCTTCAACATGCTGAAGGTGCTGGGTGAGGCGATCTCGATCGGCCCGATGCTGCTCGGCGTCGCCCGGCCGGCCCATATCGTCACCCCGTCGGTGACCGTGCGCGGCCTGGTCAACGTCACCGCGATCGCCACGGTCGACGCCCAGCTGGCGGGGGCGGTCTGCCCGATCGACGCCCATGCCCGGCAGGCGTCGCATCTGGCGCTCGAAGCCCTGTCGGTGTGA
- the lipB gene encoding lipoyl(octanoyl) transferase LipB, which translates to MIAIPSPAVAETAVPGALARPVPDWRIDDGAVPYPEALAAMEARVAAIRAGTAPELVWLLEHPPLYTAGTSAQDGDLLAPDRFPVYRTGRGGQYTYHGPGQRVGYVMVDLKRRNPDVRAYVHSLEEWLIRTLARFQVKGERREGRVGIWVERDGFEKKIAAIGVRVRQWVTFHGVALNVDPDLSHFAGIVPCGLAQYGVTSLVDLGLPVTMADVDLALREAWDEVFEG; encoded by the coding sequence ATGATCGCGATTCCGTCCCCCGCCGTCGCCGAAACCGCCGTGCCGGGCGCCTTGGCGCGGCCCGTGCCCGACTGGCGCATCGACGACGGCGCCGTGCCCTATCCCGAGGCGCTGGCGGCGATGGAGGCCCGGGTCGCGGCGATTCGCGCCGGCACCGCGCCGGAGCTGGTGTGGCTGCTGGAGCACCCGCCGCTCTACACCGCCGGCACCAGCGCCCAGGACGGCGACCTGCTGGCGCCCGACCGCTTCCCGGTCTACCGCACCGGCCGCGGCGGCCAGTACACCTATCACGGGCCGGGGCAGCGGGTCGGCTACGTCATGGTCGACCTGAAGCGGCGCAACCCGGACGTCCGCGCCTATGTCCATTCCCTGGAGGAGTGGCTGATCCGCACCCTGGCGCGGTTCCAGGTGAAGGGCGAGCGGCGCGAGGGCCGGGTCGGCATCTGGGTCGAGCGCGACGGGTTCGAGAAGAAGATCGCCGCGATCGGGGTGCGGGTGCGGCAATGGGTGACCTTCCACGGCGTGGCGCTGAACGTCGACCCCGACCTGTCGCATTTCGCCGGCATCGTGCCCTGCGGCCTGGCGCAATACGGCGTCACCTCGCTGGTCGATCTCGGCCTGCCGGTGACCATGGCGGATGTCGACCTGGCCCTGCGCGAGGCCTGGGACGAGGTGTTCGAGGGGTAA
- a CDS encoding CcdB family protein: protein MRFDVHRVSRLGGTLVLNVQSEFHDHLATRVVVPLIPLSAYPGGQQERLEPIFSIDGRRYFLQTTHMAAVQASELGDRIASLADQHSIIVDALDFLFQGF, encoded by the coding sequence ATGCGGTTCGACGTGCACCGGGTGAGCAGGCTCGGCGGCACCTTGGTGCTGAATGTGCAATCGGAATTCCACGACCATCTGGCCACACGGGTCGTGGTGCCGTTGATCCCGCTATCTGCCTATCCGGGCGGGCAGCAGGAGCGGCTGGAGCCGATCTTCTCGATCGATGGCCGACGATACTTTCTGCAGACGACCCATATGGCGGCGGTTCAAGCTTCCGAACTTGGTGACCGCATCGCCTCACTGGCCGATCAGCACTCGATCATCGTCGACGCCCTGGATTTCCTGTTCCAAGGCTTCTGA
- a CDS encoding type II toxin-antitoxin system CcdA family antitoxin, producing MRSIAGGSVELAMRILNAHIVSMAMIDEGRTPRRATNLTLSAEATRRAKEYGLNISRIAEDAIIEAVRRHEGELWKQRNAEAIKSHNEWVEQHGLTLESLRLF from the coding sequence ATGCGATCCATCGCGGGCGGAAGCGTTGAGCTTGCAATGCGCATCTTGAATGCGCATATTGTGTCTATGGCAATGATCGATGAAGGGCGCACTCCGCGCCGGGCAACCAATCTCACCCTCTCGGCGGAGGCGACCCGCCGGGCGAAGGAATACGGCCTGAACATCTCCAGGATTGCCGAGGACGCCATCATCGAGGCGGTGCGCCGCCACGAGGGCGAGCTCTGGAAGCAGCGAAACGCCGAGGCGATCAAGAGCCACAACGAATGGGTCGAGCAACACGGGCTGACCCTGGAATCGCTGCGACTCTTCTGA
- a CDS encoding type II toxin-antitoxin system CcdA family antitoxin, whose protein sequence is MPDRNKTKDRDSQDAADEAKRRDEAARWKEENAEAIKAYNEWVERDGLPFARFRQF, encoded by the coding sequence ATGCCCGATCGGAACAAGACGAAAGATCGTGACTCGCAGGATGCGGCCGACGAGGCCAAGCGCCGGGACGAAGCGGCCCGCTGGAAGGAGGAGAACGCCGAGGCGATCAAGGCTTACAACGAATGGGTTGAGCGGGACGGCCTTCCCTTCGCGAGGTTTCGGCAGTTCTGA